CTGCGCCGGAACCCAATTCGGATCGCGTTTCTCCCGGCGGGCGGCCACGCCCTCGCGGCCCTCGGCGGAGGTGAAGTATCCCGCCGATCGGTCACTGAGGTCGGCCAGTTCGGTGCGGATGGACTCCGACCTGGTACGCCGCAGCAGCTGCTTGGTGCCGGCCAGTGCCAGCGGGCCACCCTTGATCAGCGACGCGCAGTAGTCCGCCACCGCCCGGTCCAGCTCCTCGTCCGCGACGGCGGCGGTGACCAGCCCGATCTCGGCGGCCCGGGCGCCGTCGAAGACGTCGCCGGTCAGGTAGAGCTCGGCCGCCGCCCGCGGCGCCAGCCGGGGCAGCACGGTGGCACTGATCACCGCGGGGATCACCCCGAGCCGGACCTCGGTGAACGCGAAGGTGGCCGACCGGGCGCAGACCGCGATGTCGGCGGCGCCGATCAGTCCCAGGCCACCGGCCCGGGCCGGCCCGGCGATCCGGGCCACCACCGGTTTCGGGAACTCCCAGAGCGCGGCGAGCAGGTCGGCCATCAGCTCCACCGGCAGGCGCTCGCCCGGCCGGGTCGCGGCGGTCTCCTTCAGGTCGGCGCCGGAGCAGAAGACCGGGCCGGTGTGCGAGAGCACCACCACCCGGACCGCCGGGTCGGCGGCCGCGGCGCCGAGCGCGGTGAGCAGCTCGGTGATCAGGGCGCGGGAGAGGGCGTTGCGGTTCGCGGGGCTGTCCAGCGTGAGAGTGGTCACCCCGGCGACGGTGACGGTACCGACCAGATCCATGTCCGGCACCTTAACGCTTCCTTGGGCGCGGCCCCAGGAGATCCACGAGCGGTCGTCCCGCGGGGACCAGGCACACTTGGCGGATGGCCGGCGCACTCCCTGATGGCGAACCCGTTCCCGCGGACGGGTCGCTCCCCGACACAGCAACTCGCGAGGTGGGCGCGCGGGGCTTCGCGGTCTACGTCCACGTGCCGTTCTGCGCGAGCCGGTGCGGGTACTGCGACTTCAACACCTACACCGCGAGCGAGCTGGGCGGCGGGGCGAGCCGGGACGAGTACGCGGACACCGTCCTGAAGGAGCTGGAGCTGGCCGCGAAGGTGATCCAGCCCGGCCGGGTGGACACCGTTTTCGTCGGCGGCGGGACACCGACGCTCCTGTCCGCCACCGATCTCGGAAAGATCCTGGAGGGCGTCGACCGCACCTGGGGGCTGGCGGCCGATGCCGAGGTGACCACCGAGGCGAACCCGGAATCGGTGGACACGTCCTCTCTGACGGCGCTGCGGACGGCCGGCTTCACCCGGATCTCGCTGGGCATGCAGTCCTCCGCCGAGCACGTGCTGCGGGTGCTGGACCGCAAGCACACCGCCGGCCGCGCACCCCGGGCCGCCGAGGAGGCCCGGAAAGCCGGCTTCGAGCACGTCAACCTGGATCTGATCTACGGCACGCCGGGCGAGACCGCGGACGACTTCGCCCGCTCGCTGCGGACCGTCGTCGACGCCGGGGTGGACCACGTCAGCGCCTACGCCCTGATCGTCGAGGACGGCACCCGGATGGCCACCCGGATGCGCCGGGGTGAGCTGCCCTACCCCTCCGACGACGTGGCCGCCGACCGCTACCTGGCCGCCGAGGAGGCGCTCACCGCCGCCGGCTTCCAGTGGTACGAGGTGTCCAACTGGGCGAAACCCGGCGGCGAGTGCCGGCACAACCTGCGGTATTGGACCGGCGCCGACTGGTGGGGGCTGGGACCCGGGGCGCACAGCCACGTCGGCGGGGTGCGCTGGTGGAACGTGAAGCATCCGTCGGCGTACGCAAATCGTCTGAATGATGGGGTTTCCCCCGGTCACGGTCGTGAGCTGCTCAGTGCTGAGGACCGGCACGTCGAGGACGTGATGCTGCGGGTCCGGCTGCGCGAGGGGATCCCGCTGGACCGGGTGGACCCGGGCGGCGCGGCCCGGGCCCTCGGCGACGGGCTGCTGGAGCCGGACGCGTACGCCGATGGTCTGCTGGTTCTGACCTTGCGCGGCCGGCTGCTGGCCGACGCGGTGATCCGCGACCTGGTCTGAGCCGGTTACCGCAGGAACCTGCCGCTCATCGGATAGCGGTAGGGCTCGTTGTTGGCGGCCTTGATCCCGGCGATCACCCCGAAGATCGTGCCGGCCAGCCAGGCGAGCACGGTGATCGCCACCCCGATACCGAAGCAGATGGTGGCGTACCCGATCAGCGCGATGATCGACCAGAGCACCTGGAAGTTCAGCGCGCTGATCGACTCGGCGCGCACGGCCGGCGATCGGTCACCGCGAGCCAGCAGCGAGATCAACGGCGCCACCCAACCGGCGCACCCGCCGCCGACGAACGCGCCGGCCGCGCCGCCCAGGTGGGCGACCAGGATCCAGGCGCGATCCTCCGAGCCGAGGGCCGGATAGCCGGGCTGGTATCCGCCCGGCGGGGGAGTGTAAGGGGATCCGGGGGACGTAGGGTACCCGTCACCTGGCGGTCGAGGCGGCTCCGTCATGGCCGACACGCTATCGGAGACCGAACAACGGCGGACCTTTCGATCATCGCGTTGCCGCCCGCCGCGAAGTAGACTGGCACTCTGTCCGCGGGAGTGCCAGAGGGAGGGGTCATATGAGTCTGGATGACCGCAAGCTCGAGGTGCTGCGGGCGATCGTCGAGGATTATGTGAAAACTCGCGAGCCGGTCGGCAGCAAGGCGCTGGTCGAGCGCCACCAGCTCGGCGTCTCCTCGGCCACGGTGCGCAACGACATGGCCGTCCTCGAGGAGGAGGGCTACATCCGGCAGCCGCACACCAGCGCCGGCCGGGTGCCCACCGACGCCGGTTACCGGCTCTTCGTCGACCGGCTCACCCGGATCAAGCCGCTCAGCCCGGCCGAGCGCCGCGCCATCGAGCGCTTCATGATCGGCGTGGTCGACCTCGACGATGTGGTGCATCGCACGGTCCGCCTGCTCGCCCAGCTGACCCGCCAGGTCGCGGTGGTGCAGTATCCGAGCCTGTCCCGCTCCACCGTGCGGCACCTGGAGCTGGTCCCGATCTCCACCACCCGGCTGATGCTCGTGATGATCACCGACACCGGCCGGGTCGAGCAGCGCCTGGTCGAGATGCCCGGCCCGGTCCCCGACGGCGAGGTGTGGGACCTGCGCCGCCGGGTGAACGAGAAATTGGCCGGTCAGAAATTGGCAGACACCCCGCCCCTGGTGCAGAAACTCGTCGACGAGTGCGTGCCCGGGAGCCGGGGGAACATGGCGTGCCTGGCCACCGTTCTGCTGGAGACGCTGGTCGAGCGGAGTGAGGAGCGCCTCGCGCTCGCCGGGACGGCCAACCTCACCCGCGGCGGTGTGTTGGACTTTCAGGGCACGCTGCGTCCCGTACTCGAAGCGCTCGAGGAGGAGGTCATCCTCCTCAAGCTGATCGGCGACCTGGAGCCGAGCACCACCCGGGTCCGGATCGGCGACGAGAACGAGATCGACAACCTCCGGTCGGCATCCGTGGTCAGCACGGGTTACGGACCGGGTGCGACGATCGTTGGTGGGCTCGGCGTGCTGGGGCCGACAAGGATGGACTACCCCGGCACCATCGCTACTGTTCGTGCAGTGGCACGCTACGTTGGCGACCTGTTGGCACAGAATTGACGGATCCGCGCAGACATTGAGGACTCCAAACCCCGTGGCCAAGGACTACTACGGAATTCTCGGCGTGAGCCGGGAAGCCACCGACGACGAGATCAAGCGCGCCTACCGCAAACTGGCTCGGCAGTACCACCCGGACGTCAACCCCGATCCGGAGGCGCACGAGAAGTTCAAGGACATCAACGCGGCGTACGAGGTTCTCTCCGACGACCAGAAGCGGCAGATCGTCGACCTCGGCGGTGACCCGCTGGCGCCCGGCGGCGGCGCGCCCGGCGGCGGTCCCGGCGGGGCCGGCCCGTTCGTCGGCTTCCAGGACATCATGGATGCCTTCTTCGGCACCGCGGCCGGTGGCGGCTCGCGCGGGCCGCGGCCGCGCACCCGTCCCGGCGCCGACGCCATCCTGCGTCTCGAGCTCGACCTGGTGGAGACCGCGTTCGGTGTCGAGGCGCCGATCACCGTGGACACCGCGGTGCTCTGCACCCAGTGCTCCGGCGCCGGCACCGCGTCCGGCACCCACCTGGCCACCTGCGAGGTCTGCGGCGGCCGCGGCGAGGTGCAGTCGGTGCAGCGCACCTTCCTCGGCCAGGTCGTCTCGTCCCGCCCCTGCGCGAACTGCCAGGGACACGGCACGATCATCCCGACCCCGTGCCCGACCTGCGCCGGCGACGGCCGGATCCGCACCCGCCGCTCGCTGACCGTGAAGATCCCGGCCGGCGTCGAGGACGGCATGCGCATCCGCCTGGCCCAGCAGGGCGAGGTCGGCCCCGGCGGTGGCACCGCCGGTGACCTCTACGTCGAGATCCACGAGCGCCCGCACGACGTCTACTCGCGCAAGGGCGACGACCTGCACTGCCGGGTCACGCTGCCGATGACGGCCGCCGCGCTCGGCACCAGGATGACCATCAAGACCCTCGACGGCGAGGAGAACATCGAGGTCAAAGCGGGGACGCAGCCGGCCAGCACGCTGCGGATCCGGGGCAAGGGGGTGCCGCACCTGCGTGGTCAGGGCCGCGGTGATCTCTTCGTCCACCTGGACGTCAAGACGCCGACCAAGCTGACCGCG
This window of the Actinoplanes oblitus genome carries:
- a CDS encoding enoyl-CoA hydratase-related protein, with translation MDLVGTVTVAGVTTLTLDSPANRNALSRALITELLTALGAAAADPAVRVVVLSHTGPVFCSGADLKETAATRPGERLPVELMADLLAALWEFPKPVVARIAGPARAGGLGLIGAADIAVCARSATFAFTEVRLGVIPAVISATVLPRLAPRAAAELYLTGDVFDGARAAEIGLVTAAVADEELDRAVADYCASLIKGGPLALAGTKQLLRRTRSESIRTELADLSDRSAGYFTSAEGREGVAARREKRDPNWVPAQSR
- a CDS encoding DUF4870 domain-containing protein, producing MTEPPRPPGDGYPTSPGSPYTPPPGGYQPGYPALGSEDRAWILVAHLGGAAGAFVGGGCAGWVAPLISLLARGDRSPAVRAESISALNFQVLWSIIALIGYATICFGIGVAITVLAWLAGTIFGVIAGIKAANNEPYRYPMSGRFLR
- the hrcA gene encoding heat-inducible transcriptional repressor HrcA, which encodes MSLDDRKLEVLRAIVEDYVKTREPVGSKALVERHQLGVSSATVRNDMAVLEEEGYIRQPHTSAGRVPTDAGYRLFVDRLTRIKPLSPAERRAIERFMIGVVDLDDVVHRTVRLLAQLTRQVAVVQYPSLSRSTVRHLELVPISTTRLMLVMITDTGRVEQRLVEMPGPVPDGEVWDLRRRVNEKLAGQKLADTPPLVQKLVDECVPGSRGNMACLATVLLETLVERSEERLALAGTANLTRGGVLDFQGTLRPVLEALEEEVILLKLIGDLEPSTTRVRIGDENEIDNLRSASVVSTGYGPGATIVGGLGVLGPTRMDYPGTIATVRAVARYVGDLLAQN
- the hemW gene encoding radical SAM family heme chaperone HemW, which gives rise to MAGALPDGEPVPADGSLPDTATREVGARGFAVYVHVPFCASRCGYCDFNTYTASELGGGASRDEYADTVLKELELAAKVIQPGRVDTVFVGGGTPTLLSATDLGKILEGVDRTWGLAADAEVTTEANPESVDTSSLTALRTAGFTRISLGMQSSAEHVLRVLDRKHTAGRAPRAAEEARKAGFEHVNLDLIYGTPGETADDFARSLRTVVDAGVDHVSAYALIVEDGTRMATRMRRGELPYPSDDVAADRYLAAEEALTAAGFQWYEVSNWAKPGGECRHNLRYWTGADWWGLGPGAHSHVGGVRWWNVKHPSAYANRLNDGVSPGHGRELLSAEDRHVEDVMLRVRLREGIPLDRVDPGGAARALGDGLLEPDAYADGLLVLTLRGRLLADAVIRDLV
- the dnaJ gene encoding molecular chaperone DnaJ; this translates as MAKDYYGILGVSREATDDEIKRAYRKLARQYHPDVNPDPEAHEKFKDINAAYEVLSDDQKRQIVDLGGDPLAPGGGAPGGGPGGAGPFVGFQDIMDAFFGTAAGGGSRGPRPRTRPGADAILRLELDLVETAFGVEAPITVDTAVLCTQCSGAGTASGTHLATCEVCGGRGEVQSVQRTFLGQVVSSRPCANCQGHGTIIPTPCPTCAGDGRIRTRRSLTVKIPAGVEDGMRIRLAQQGEVGPGGGTAGDLYVEIHERPHDVYSRKGDDLHCRVTLPMTAAALGTRMTIKTLDGEENIEVKAGTQPASTLRIRGKGVPHLRGQGRGDLFVHLDVKTPTKLTADQERMLRDFAKTRGEDIAELSKQGGFFSRMRDAFNGH